CGCGTTTCGCCGGCGACACGCTGCCGGAAAGCAAGATCGCCACCGCCGTGGCCTTGGCCGACAAGCTGGAAGCCGTCGTCGGCATCTGGGGCATAGGCCTGATCCCGACCGGCGACAAGGACCCGTTCGCCTTGCGCCGCGCCGCGCTGGGCGTGGTGCGGATGGCGTTGGAAGCCGATCTGGACCTGAAGCAGCTGCTGGCCATCGTGGCCGAAGGCTTCCCGGCCGGCAAGCTGTCCGCCAATGTGGCCGAAGAAGTGTTCGGCTTCATGATGGACCGCCTGAAGAACTACCTGGCCGCCGATTGCAAGGGCGATGAAATCGACGCCGTGCTGGCGCTGCAGCCCAGCCGCCTGCACGAAGTGCGCGCCGTGCTGGCCGCCGTGGCGCAGTTCAAGGCGCTGCCGGAAGCCGCCGCGCTGGCTGCCGCCAACAAGCGCGTCAACAACATCCTGAAGAAGGCGGAAGGCGCAATCGGCTCGGTGGACGCCGCGCTGCTGCAAGAAGCCGCCGAACAGGCGCTGTACGCCGCGGTGCAGGATCTGGCCCCGGCGGTGGAAGCCAAGTTCGCCGCCCACGACTTCGCCGGCGCGCTGTCGCAGCTGGCCAGCCTGAAGGCGCCGGTGGACGCCTTCTTCGACGGCGTGATGGTGATGGCCGAGGACGCCAAAGTCCGCGCCAACCGCATCGCGCTGTTGGCCAGCCTGGCCGCGCTGTTCAACCGCGTGGCGGACATCTCGCTGCTGGCTGAGTAAGGGTAGGGCGGAAGCCCGGCTTGGCCGGGCGTTCCGCCAAGCTTCCAGTCGGCAAGAGTACGAATGGCGGAACGTCCAAAGGAGGCATCCGCCCTATCATGCCAAAGCCCCTCTTCCCTTGCGGGAGAGGGGTTGGGGAGAGGGGAACGGCGGAACGCCCCTGCGGGGCTTCCGCCCTACTAATTGGGGGAAGCGTGAAACTTGTCATTCTCGACCGCGACGGCGTGATCAACGAAGACCGAGACGACTACGTCAAGAACACCACCGAATGGGTGCCGATCGAGCACAGCCTGGAAGCGATCGCCAACCTGACCCAGTCCGGCTGGCGCGTGGTGGTGGCCACCAATCAATCCGGCATCGCCCGCGGCCTGTTCGACATGCATGCGCTCAACGCCATGCATGAGAAAATGCATCGCCTGGTCGGCCAGGCGGGCGGCCGCATCGACGCGGTGGTGTTCTGTCCGCATGGCCCGGACCATGGCTGCGAATGCCGCAAGCCGCTGCCGGGCATGGTGCTGGAGATCGCCGAGCGCTTCAACGCCAAGCTGCAAGGCTTGCCCATGATAGGCGACAGCCTGCGCGATCTGGAGGCCATTTCCGCCGTCGGCGGCCTGCCCATGCTGGTGAAGACCGGCAAGGGCGGCAAGACGCTGGCCAAGGGCGGCCTGCCTGAGAGCACGCTGGTGTTCAACGACCTGTACGATGCCGCCGAGCATCTGATCAACCATTTCGAGGCTCAACGCTAAGCATGATCAGTTTGTGGATACGCAATCTGCTGTACTGGCTGGTGCTGATGATCGCCACGCCCTTGTTCCTGACCTTGTTGATTCTGGCCGCTCCGCTGCCGCGCCGCAGCCGCCACATATTCGGCGTCAGCTGGGCGCTGACCCTGCTGTGGATGCTGGAGCATGTGATAGGCCTGAAATACAAGGTGATAGGCCGCGAGAACATTCCAGCCGAGCCTTCCATCATCGCCTCCAAGCATCAATCGGGCTGGGAAACGCTGTCTTTGCAGAAGATCTTCCCCTGGCAGGTGTATGTGGCCAAGCGCGAGCTGACCTGGATTCCCTTCTTCGGCTGGGGCCTGGTGCTGATGAACCCCATCATCATCAACCGCTCCGACCGCGCCGGCTCCAACCAGCGGCTGTTGCAGCAGGGCCTGGAACGCAAGCGGCACGGTTTCTGGATCACCGTTTTCCCGGAAGGCACCCGCACCAAGCCGGGCGCGCCGGGCAAGTACAAGCTGGGCGCGGCGCGCATGGCCAAGCAGTTCGACATGCCCATGGTGCCGGTGGCGCACAATGCGGGCGAGTTCTGGCCGCGCAACGCCTTCCTGAAATATCCGGGCGAAATCACCGTGATCATCGGCCAGGCGATTCATCCGACCGAAGACGCCGGACCGGAATCGATGATGGCCCAAGCCGAAGCCTGGATCGAGGCTCGCCAGCGCGAGATCGGCGGCGTGGGCCCGTTTGCCGACCCTGATGAAAAACGACAACGTCTGGCGCCGCCTGCCTCTGCCTGACGGCGATGCGCCGGTGGTGCTGATCCGCCGCCGGCGCAAGAGCATAGGCATCAAGGTGCAAAACGGCGTGGTGGAACTGATCGCCGCGCCGGAGGTCAGTCTAATTAGGCTTAACCAGGTGCTGGAGCTGCGGCGCGACTGGATCGTCGGCCATCTGCTGCGCCAGCGCGATCAGCTGGCGGCCGGCGAGGATCTTTCCACCGCCAGGCTGCAAGGCGAGGCGCTGACGGTGAAGCTCGCCGGCGGCGCGCGCAAAACCGCCAAGCGGGAAGGCTCCAACCTGCTGGTGTTCGGCGTGCAGGCCGGCGACGCCGCGGCCTTGAAGGCGGTGGCGGCCAAATTCCTGAAACGCGAGGCGGCTATATTGTTTCCGGCCCGGCTGATCGCCCTGGCGGCGGCTTGCCGGCGCAAACCGACCGGATTGCAGTTGTCGTCCGCCCGTTCGCGCTGGGGCAGTTGCACCAGCGATGGCCGCATCCGGCTGAACTGGCGCTTGATCCAGGCGCCGCCTGCGGTGATCGATTATGTGATCGCCCATGAACTGGCCCATCTGGAACACATGAACCATTCGCCGGCCTTTTGGGCGGAGACGGAGCGTCTCCATCCGGGCTGGCGCGAGGCGCGCCGCTGGCTGAAACAGCATGGCGGCGGCTTGTTTGTCTTTGATTGATAGGATACTGAATATGCGAATGCTCCATACCATGCTGCGCGTCGGCAACCTTGAACGCTCTCTGGCTTTCTATCAGGAAGTGCTGGGCATGAAGCTGCTGCGCCGCAACGACTTCCCGGAAGGCCGCTTCACGCTGGCTTTCGTCGGCTATGGCGAAGAGGACAGCAATACCGTGCTGGAGCTGACTCATAACTGGGACACCGAATCCTACGAACTGGGCAATGGCTACGGCCATATCGCTATTGAAGTGGCCGA
The Chromobacterium sp. IIBBL 290-4 DNA segment above includes these coding regions:
- the gmhB gene encoding D-glycero-beta-D-manno-heptose 1,7-bisphosphate 7-phosphatase, producing the protein MKLVILDRDGVINEDRDDYVKNTTEWVPIEHSLEAIANLTQSGWRVVVATNQSGIARGLFDMHALNAMHEKMHRLVGQAGGRIDAVVFCPHGPDHGCECRKPLPGMVLEIAERFNAKLQGLPMIGDSLRDLEAISAVGGLPMLVKTGKGGKTLAKGGLPESTLVFNDLYDAAEHLINHFEAQR
- a CDS encoding M48 family metallopeptidase, translated to MKNDNVWRRLPLPDGDAPVVLIRRRRKSIGIKVQNGVVELIAAPEVSLIRLNQVLELRRDWIVGHLLRQRDQLAAGEDLSTARLQGEALTVKLAGGARKTAKREGSNLLVFGVQAGDAAALKAVAAKFLKREAAILFPARLIALAAACRRKPTGLQLSSARSRWGSCTSDGRIRLNWRLIQAPPAVIDYVIAHELAHLEHMNHSPAFWAETERLHPGWREARRWLKQHGGGLFVFD
- a CDS encoding 1-acyl-sn-glycerol-3-phosphate acyltransferase, whose protein sequence is MISLWIRNLLYWLVLMIATPLFLTLLILAAPLPRRSRHIFGVSWALTLLWMLEHVIGLKYKVIGRENIPAEPSIIASKHQSGWETLSLQKIFPWQVYVAKRELTWIPFFGWGLVLMNPIIINRSDRAGSNQRLLQQGLERKRHGFWITVFPEGTRTKPGAPGKYKLGAARMAKQFDMPMVPVAHNAGEFWPRNAFLKYPGEITVIIGQAIHPTEDAGPESMMAQAEAWIEARQREIGGVGPFADPDEKRQRLAPPASA
- the gloA gene encoding lactoylglutathione lyase, with the protein product MRMLHTMLRVGNLERSLAFYQEVLGMKLLRRNDFPEGRFTLAFVGYGEEDSNTVLELTHNWDTESYELGNGYGHIAIEVADAYAACDMARAKGGKVTREAGPMKHGTTVIAFIEDPDGYKIEFIQKGSR